In the genome of Nocardioides seonyuensis, one region contains:
- a CDS encoding metallopeptidase family protein, with translation MPLELDPAEFDLLVDRALDDLPDDLATLVRNVVVLVEADAPPDDPDLLGLYDGVALTERQANHTGLPDRILLFRRPLLDMVDTREELEEEVAITVVHEIAHHFGIDDRRLHELGWG, from the coding sequence GTGCCCCTGGAGCTCGACCCCGCAGAGTTCGACCTGCTGGTCGACCGCGCCCTGGACGACCTGCCGGACGACCTCGCCACGCTCGTGCGCAACGTCGTGGTCCTCGTCGAGGCCGACGCCCCACCGGACGACCCCGACCTGCTCGGCCTGTACGACGGCGTCGCGCTGACCGAGCGCCAGGCCAACCACACCGGCCTGCCCGACCGGATCCTCCTGTTCCGCAGGCCGTTGCTCGACATGGTCGACACGCGCGAGGAACTCGAGGAGGAGGTGGCGATCACCGTCGTGCACGAGATCGCCCACCACTTCGGCATCGACGACCGGCGCCTGCACGAGCTCGGCTGGGGCTGA